Part of the Catalinimonas alkaloidigena genome is shown below.
GGATAGACGAATAGGATAAATCGCCGGATAGCGCACCGCCTGTCCGATGATGCCCAGCATACTGGATGCATTTCCTAAAGTAGCCGGTCCGGAAGGCTGCTCGTCGTAAACCTGTACCCCTGCCAGCCGTGAGGTAAGCTTGAGCTTATCGGTTATGGAAGAAACTACGTTGAGCCGTACATTATAACGATTATAGTTATTCTCATCGATGATACCATTCTGGTACAGGTAGCCCAGAGAAAGCAGATAATTTGACGAACCCATACCATTAGAAATGGTGACATTATGGCCAGTCTGGGCTGCCTGCTTCTTCAGCACCCTATTGATAAAGTCACTGTTAGGGTAATTATCGGGATCGCTCCCATTTCGGAATAGCGCTATCTCATCGCTAGAGTAAGCCGGAGGAAGATCATCGTTGGCATTAGACTCATTAAGCAATTCAGCATACTCCCAGGAGTTGACATATTCTGGATATTCGGTGGGCACCTGTATACCGGCATATCCATTATAGGTAACCCGCAACTGATCGGACTTAGCTGTTTTTGTTGTCACCAGTATTACGCCGTTGGCGGCTCTCGCTCCATAAATAGCAGCAGAGGAAGCATCCTTGAGCACTGAAATATTTTCCACCACATTGGGGTCAATATCGTTGAAGGATGAGGTCGGAATCCCATCCACCAGGATCAGGGGAGCATTAGATGAGTTTACTGAACTGACACCGCGGATCTGTATATTTCCGCCCTGGTTTCCCGGCTGACCTGAAGTTTGGGTAATAGTAACGCCGGGCATTTGTCCGGTAAGGGCCTGCCTTAATTGAGGAACGGGCCGGTCGTTGATGGCCTGACTGCTGACCTGTGAAACAGAACCCACCAGCTTGGATTTTTCCTGTGTACCATACCCAACCACAACCACTTCGGATAGTGCCTTGATGTCGGGCATGAGTTCCAGATTAATGCTTGTACGTCCATTGATCTCAACTTCTTCAGGCGTATAGCCGATAGATGAAAATACTAAAATGTTTACGGCATCACTTACGGTAAGCCTATAGTCACCGTTGGCATCACTTACCGTTCCCGTATTTGTTCCTTTAGCAAGAATATTTACGCCTGGCAAAGGTTCACCTGATTCACCATCTGTCACCTGCCCACTAATCGTTTGCTCAAGGACTAAAACTTTTGATGAGCTTGGGGTACTAAAAGCATGGTTGACAACTCGATTTGTGGGATGAAAAGCAAAAGCATTGGTTACGTCTACCTTTTGAAGCCCTTCTTTTTTTGACTGATTAGCCTGAATCACATATATACTTTTATCAATCTTTTTATATTTTAATCCCAATGGATTTAATATTTCTTTAAGTGTTGACTCAAGATTTTCTTGCTGATGGTCTGGTAATATTACTTTCTGATCACCTATTTCTCTGCTATTGAAAACAATACTCACGCCGTACTGCTGTTCATATGTCAATAACAAAGACTTAAGAGTGGTACGCTTGTCATCCTGGGACAAAAAGTTAATAGCCCCTACATTCCGGTTGTTTGCAAAATGTTGGCTATATGCGCCGAAGCTGATAAAGCACATAAATACTGCTAGTATTTTGCCTTTCATTAATAAAGATTTCCTCATAATGATTAGTTTTAGATTAGGGTTTGAAACTCTACCTGCTCATTGCCTAGTTTAGTCGCAGGGTCATTGGGCAGGTCATTTTTCTGCTTTACTTACGAATAGCGTGTCATCGTTTGCCTGTATTTTAATGAATAAAGACTCTTGAAGTATTTCTGTAAGCAGCGCCAGATCGTGCAATGGCAGTGTTCCGCTGACTTCTAAAGTTTGTAGCGTACTATCCTGAAAAACCACTTCCTTACCAAACCTCCGCTGAATAACTTTGGCTAAATCTTTGAAAGGTGTATCATTACATAGCAGCTGGTTTTCTGTCCAGGAAGAATAGACCTCAGGATTGACAATTTTTTTCTGAATAGAAGAGTCATCCGCCAAAACCTCTGCCAGCTCACCCGGTGCCATGGTTAGCACTTCATTTCCGTTTGCCTTGAGTTTTACCTTTCCACTTGCGAGTACTACCTGGGTTTTTTCTTTCCAGTCCTGTACGTTGAATGAAGTCCCGATGACCTCTACATCTAGTCTGTCCGTGTGCACAATAAATTTTACATATGCATTATCAGATTGACCTTTAGTTTTCTCCACTTCAAAGAAAGCCTCACCATCCAGCCACACTTCTCTTTGGTCAGAAAAATCATTTTTTACAAGCAAGCTTGAGTTTGCATTTAGTGTGACTGAGGAGCCGTCAGGAAGCGTAATTGATTTTGTTTCGCCATAAGCTGTCTCATAAACAGTCTCATTAGGATACAAAAAGAGCAAGCCGACAGTAGCCAGTAGTATAAGCCCGGAAATAGTAGCTGCTATGCTCAACCACTTTTTGTAGGGTAAGATGGTAGCTGACTTGCTTTGAAAAGCCTCCTGCTTTATGTTGTTTCTGATACGATCATATACCTTTTCGTAGTCAGCATCTTCCACTGCATGGATGTCATCATCATTGATTTCGTTGTCCATGAGCTCCCCCAGATGTCGCTGCCCCCCCTCAGTTTGCAGATAGGTCAGCACCTGCGTTAGCTCATGAGCAGTACATTTGTTTTCCAGATATTTGACCAGCAGTTGATGCATACTTGTAGGTTATTTATAGTAAGTACACCGCTGCCAGACGTTTCGATTACTGGGATAAGAAAAAAAATGAAATTATTTCAGATGAAGTAGCTTAGCGCGGCAATTATGGTGATGACTTTGTTTAGAAATTCCCGCATGTATTTACTGGATTGAGAAACCTGAGAACGTACAGTATGCTCAGAAATCCCCAGCTTATCAGCGATTTCCTGGTTGGAATAACCTTCTATGACTTTTAAGCGGTAGATTTTTTTCTTATGGTCGGAAAGGCTATTTATTCCTTTGTCTACTATTTTTTTACACTCTTGATATGATACTTCTTCTTCGGTTCGGTTAGTGATTTCGGATTTCTCACTTGATGCTAAAGCTGCATATTTGACACGTTTTTGCTCACTTCTGATTACATTCAAAAGATGGTTTTTTTTAAGCAAGTAAACAAAAATACTTTAACGGATAGCTTTTCATCTAAACCGTGGCTGTTATTCCATAATTTGATAAAAACTTCCTGCAAAGCATCTTCTGCCAGTTCTTTATCCTTGATGAAGCGGAGCGCGAAACTGAAGAGAGGACGTTTATAAAGATGGTAAATTTGTTCAAATGCTGACTCGTTTCCTTGCTTTAACTGATGGGTCAATAGCTTTTCATCCTTTCGCAACATTAGAAGCTGATTAAGTCACTAATTAGTAATTTGAAAATATTAGCCTTATTTCCGGGCTAAATTTTTTAAGTCATTAATATAGTATACTCTTTTTGTCTTCATTAATATTTACCAAAATTTTAATAATAAAAATATTATTTGGGTGTGAGAAGGTTGGGGTATATATATTAGGAAGTAGCTGCACGTGCTGCATGGGCATGACTTTTATTGTAGGTGAGTTGGTGTATAGGAGACGTTTAACCCATACTAAGGAGCAAATTACTTTCCCTACCGTGCTTTTCTGCAGGCAAATGATGCGTTATTCCCATCAGGCTACATATGTTCAGTCCGCTTACTCACTAGGAATAAGTGCTGATGGGTCAGCCAATTGCTTATTTCCAGTCGCCTTCCTAGCTATGCAAAACCTCCAGCACTCTTTCAGGTGTAAATGGTAAATGCCGCAGGCGCTTGCCTGTAAGTGCTGCAAACGCATTGGCGATAGCACCCGCTACCACTGGTAGGCTCGCCTCTCCTACTCCCTGAGGGGGCTCCTCTGAAGGTATGATAGCGATCTCAATGCTTTCCGGGATATCAGTAATACGCAGGATAGGATAGTCATTAAAGTTATTTTGTTGTACCTCTCCATTTTTGATGCTGATACTTTCTTCCAATACACTGCTCATTCCCATGAGAATACCCCCTTCCATTTGGGCTACAACATTGTCTGTTTGCACCACGATACCGGCATCTACCGCTGACCAGAAATGGTGGATTTTGATCTTACCTTTTTCCCGGTCCAGTGAGATTTCACATATGCCGGTACAAAGGGAGCCACTTCTTTCGCCAAAAGCGATTCCTCTGGCACGGCCTTCCTGAGGTGGTGTGCTCCATTGTGCCATTGCCGCCGCTTTCTCCAGCGTTTGCAGCGCCCTCGGAGAATCCTTCATAAGTTCCTTGCGAAACACATAGGGATCAACGCCCTGACCTGCTGCTACCTCATCAATGAAGGATTCAATGGCGAATTTGTTCGGCCCATGCCCTACTGATCGCCAATGCTTCAGCCGGACGCCATTGTCTACTGCGCGCAATTCCAGTCGTTGGTTAGGAATGGCATAAAATTCATTTTTTGCTCCGCTGGTCAACAGTCCGCCGCCATCACCCACTACACAATGCGACAGACCACTGAATTTGCCGGAAGCGTCAATGCTGGCTTGCATCCTCTGTAAAGACATAGGGCGGAACATCCCATAGCGGAGGTCGTCCTCACGCGTCCAGATGAGTTTTACCGGTTTGGAGACTGCTCTGGACAAACGTACCGCCTCCAGAATGTAATCATGCTTAGAGCGTCTTCCCAGGCCTCCCCCCAAAAAGTGCTGATGTAGCTTAACTTTAGAAGGGTCAGTGTTCAATTCCTTGGCCACTGTTTCGGCAACCGATCCCGCTGCCTGGGTGCCTGCCCAGATTTCAGCAGTATCACCTTCAGGAGATACTGAGGCAATAGCGTTCAGAGGCTCCATCTGGGCGTGGTACACGTAGTCATTGAAATAATCGGCAGTATAGGTTTTGGTGGCAGAAGTCAATGCCTGATTAAAGTTACCTTTATCGTCCAAAACTTCTCCTGCCTCACTGTCGGCGGCTATTTTTTCGTACTTTACAAAATCTTCCTGGCTGCTATGTCCACGGGCTTTGGTATCTTCACTCCAATCTATTCTCAATCTTTTCTTGGCATTAAGCGCCTGCTCCAATGTTTTAGCAATAATGCCCACTCCATAGTCAAGCGTCACCACATCTACTACTCCTTCCATTGAACGGATTCTTTCTTCACTTCGCAGCATAGGGGTAGCGCCATGAATGTTACCTCTTTCTATCACTCCATACAACATCTCCGGCAACAGTACATCCATCGCGAAAACCGCTGTACCATCTACTTTAGCGGGAATATCATAGCGGGGCATTACAGTGCCAATCAGACGAAACTGATCAGGACGCTTAAGCTGCTCTCTGGGAATCTCCGGAATTGACTCTGGTACTTTTAGAAAAGATGTAACTTCTCCGTAACCAATTTTACGGCTACTCTTCTTATGCACTACCCTTCCTGGCTCAGTAGTCAGTTCAGCAATTGGCACATTCCAATGTTCAGCCACGCTATTGAGCAAAAGATAACGGGCCTGGGCACCAGCCTGTCGTAAGCTGTCAA
Proteins encoded:
- a CDS encoding FecR family protein, with the protein product MHQLLVKYLENKCTAHELTQVLTYLQTEGGQRHLGELMDNEINDDDIHAVEDADYEKVYDRIRNNIKQEAFQSKSATILPYKKWLSIAATISGLILLATVGLLFLYPNETVYETAYGETKSITLPDGSSVTLNANSSLLVKNDFSDQREVWLDGEAFFEVEKTKGQSDNAYVKFIVHTDRLDVEVIGTSFNVQDWKEKTQVVLASGKVKLKANGNEVLTMAPGELAEVLADDSSIQKKIVNPEVYSSWTENQLLCNDTPFKDLAKVIQRRFGKEVVFQDSTLQTLEVSGTLPLHDLALLTEILQESLFIKIQANDDTLFVSKAEK
- a CDS encoding RNA polymerase sigma factor, which encodes MNVIRSEQKRVKYAALASSEKSEITNRTEEEVSYQECKKIVDKGINSLSDHKKKIYRLKVIEGYSNQEIADKLGISEHTVRSQVSQSSKYMREFLNKVITIIAALSYFI
- a CDS encoding RNA polymerase sigma factor — its product is MLRKDEKLLTHQLKQGNESAFEQIYHLYKRPLFSFALRFIKDKELAEDALQEVFIKLWNNSHGLDEKLSVKVFLFTCLKKTIF
- a CDS encoding xanthine dehydrogenase family protein molybdopterin-binding subunit translates to MKTPTPSDTQTTNISRRKFLAAAGGITIGITAYGFTSRLTTGITNTEKKSKASELTAWVRIEANGQIVIYNPAAEMGQGSMTALPVIVAEEMDADWSKVSIENAPVEPDIYGLERWNGNKIMLTVGSWSVMGYFDSLRQAGAQARYLLLNSVAEHWNVPIAELTTEPGRVVHKKSSRKIGYGEVTSFLKVPESIPEIPREQLKRPDQFRLIGTVMPRYDIPAKVDGTAVFAMDVLLPEMLYGVIERGNIHGATPMLRSEERIRSMEGVVDVVTLDYGVGIIAKTLEQALNAKKRLRIDWSEDTKARGHSSQEDFVKYEKIAADSEAGEVLDDKGNFNQALTSATKTYTADYFNDYVYHAQMEPLNAIASVSPEGDTAEIWAGTQAAGSVAETVAKELNTDPSKVKLHQHFLGGGLGRRSKHDYILEAVRLSRAVSKPVKLIWTREDDLRYGMFRPMSLQRMQASIDASGKFSGLSHCVVGDGGGLLTSGAKNEFYAIPNQRLELRAVDNGVRLKHWRSVGHGPNKFAIESFIDEVAAGQGVDPYVFRKELMKDSPRALQTLEKAAAMAQWSTPPQEGRARGIAFGERSGSLCTGICEISLDREKGKIKIHHFWSAVDAGIVVQTDNVVAQMEGGILMGMSSVLEESISIKNGEVQQNNFNDYPILRITDIPESIEIAIIPSEEPPQGVGEASLPVVAGAIANAFAALTGKRLRHLPFTPERVLEVLHS